In Drosophila teissieri strain GT53w chromosome 2R, Prin_Dtei_1.1, whole genome shotgun sequence, the following proteins share a genomic window:
- the LOC122612913 gene encoding uncharacterized protein LOC122612913 yields the protein MMSRRALLIAGLLLIVGSGAVFSYPQSSADDDQMQADDDFDYGGEDQSAPSPQTKSSNPVTSDKINKTLSVTGIRGEDVVLKCDVGIDLHSSDDVVVLWFFGDNVISNGKNLVQPNFKLDANYDLTILKASAQVAGSYLCKVLPSGSVVNTKVTIAEHSLDAIAPESSTSAAGSASSFLGCTVVGSMALLLLGMGTH from the exons ATGATGTCCAGAAGAGCTCTTCTAATTGCCGGACTCCTACTGATCGTGGGCAGTGGCGCGG TGTTCTCCTACCCACAATCCTCAGCCGACGATGACCAAATGCAGGCCGACGATGACTTCGACTACGGAGGCGAGGACCAGAGTGCGCCCAGTCCGCAGACGAAGTCCTCCAATCCCGTTACCAGCGACAAGATCAACAAGACCCTCAGCGTGACGGGCATCCGTGGCGAGGATGTGGTGCTCAAGTGCGACGTGGGCATCGATC tgcacagCTCAGACGACGTGGTGGTGCTGTGGTTCTTCGGGGACAATGTCATTTCCAACGGCAAGAACCTGGTGCAGCCCAACTTCAAGCTGGACGCCAACTACGACCTGACCATCCTGAAGGCGAGTGCCCAGGTGGCTGGCAGCTACCTCTGCAAGGTGCTGCCCTCCGGATCCGTGGTCAACACAAAGGTCACCATTGCCGAGCATTCCCTGGACGCCATTGCACCGGAGAGCTCCACATCGGCGGCGGGATCGGCGAGCAGTTTTCTGGGCTGCACAGTCGTGGGATCGATGGCGTTGCTGCTCCTGGGGATGGGCACACATTAG
- the LOC122612912 gene encoding lachesin, with translation MIKAKDSTRLLLISLLIGQLYVSCAGSPVDTEVKDTNYQDDEYDYGGLDDEIVDVTKGHAEEQAPPYFEQTDLRIEAKPGDDVILNCDARNFQLSNAVVWYKSRTIIANGQMAIGQRMECMMNNSLLLKHVTPEDSDDYYCEILPQMVRQHTALRVGARLSILCDDRDITDRSQTFRQGDHHKLECRTYLPGNATIKWSFNDLNGQPASVDHQDGVIILDNVDEKNAGDYQCLADDGSRHPPHGTVHIDVQYSPIVSTHRHNVNTEKGATAELYCNYRAKPIGRSYFIKDGKTLQLSDKYSLKDSVHNGHNRTTLLVREVTDSDLGEYLCQVENAIGSNEVKVHVSYNPETPQFEDMSAEGNKVTLHWLVRSHQPLSEAMLDYQLTGSYTWSTVLVLETHRHNNTENIWKITHQLELSRGVWHARVKTKNTQGWSHFSNDYVFEIPEGFDVEKDEEVELPPDEIVRAGIMPMSKGAASSVQQLNVGVIMILLGALLLRVHL, from the exons ATGATCAAAGCGAAAGATTCGACGAGGCTGCTGCTCATTAGTCTGCTAATTGGACAACTATACG TGAGCTGTGCAGGCTCGCCCGTGGACACGGAGGTCAAGGATACAAACTATCAGGACGACGAATATGACTATGGTGGACTCGATGATGAAATTGTCGATGTGACGAAGGGCCATGCTGAGGAACAGGCGCCGCCGTATTTTGAGCAAACGGACCTGCGGATCGAGGCCAAGCCAGGCGATGATGTGATCCTCAACTGCGATGCACGGAATTTCCAGC TTAGCAACGCGGTGGTGTGGTACAAGAGCCGGACAATCATAGCCAATGGACAGATGGCCATTGGACAGCGGATGGAGTGCATGATGAACAACTCGCTGCTGCTGAAGCACGTGACGCCGGAGGACTCGGACGACTACTACTGCGAAATACTGCCCCAGATGGTTCGACAGCACACGGCACTGCGGGTGGGCGCCCGGCTGTCGATCCTCTGCGACGATCGCGATATCACGGACCGATCGCAGACGTTCAGGCAGGGCGACCACCACAAGCTCGAGTGTCGAACCTATCTGCCCGGCAACGCCACTATCAAGTGGTCCTTTAAT GATCTGAACGGCCAGCCCGCCAGCGTGGACCATCAGGATGGCGTGATTATCCTGGACAATGTGGATGAGAAGAACGCCGGCGACTACCAGTGCCTGGCCGACGACGGCAGTCGCCATCCGCCCCATGGCACCGTGCACATCGATGTCCAGTACAGCCCCATCGTGTCCACCCATCGGCACAATGTGAACACCGAGAAGGGCGCCACCGCCGAGCTGTACTGCAACTATCGGGCGAAACCCATTGGCCGGAGCTACTTCATCAAGGACGGCAAGACACTGCAGCTGTCCGACAAGTACTCGCTGAAGGACTCGGTGCACAATGGCCACAATCGCACCACCCTGCTCGTCAGGGAGGTGACCGACAGCGATCTGGGCGAGTACCTGTGCCAGGTGGAGAATGCCATTGGCTCCAACGAGGTGAAGGTGCACGTCAGCTACAATCCGGAGACGCCGCAGTTCGAGGACATGAGCGCCGAGGGCAACAAGGTCACGCTGCACTGGCTGGTCAGGAGTCACCAGCCACTTTCCGAGGCCATGCTGGACTACCAGCTAACTGGG TCGTACACTTGGAGCACTGTTCTGGTGCTGGAGACGCATCGCCACAACAACACGGAAAACATCTGGAAGATCACCCACCAACTGGAGCTGAGTCGTGGAGTGTGGCATGCGCGCGTGAAGACGAAGAACACCCAGGGATGGTCCCACTTCTCGAACGACTACGTCTTCGAGATCCCGGAGGGCTTCGACGTCGAGAAGGATGAAG AAGTGGAACTGCCCCCGGATGAGATCGTGCGGGCCGGAATCATGCCCATGAGCAAAGGAGCTGCGTCATCGGTGCAGCAGCTGAATGTGGGAGTGATCATGATCCTGCTGGGAGCGCTCCTGCTGCGAGTTCACCTCTAA
- the LOC122614033 gene encoding uncharacterized protein LOC122614033 codes for MRHLWLLLLIACGSVQFPGVLTLPEPHPAKSSSQATGGGNGGGAGGAVTAPSVGDTSKDYDYEEDQQRAPGNLAKSTADPKVPEPYFEHSAVDIYVPQNATSVKLECPVKNYNAAHHVVLWYKEKVQVSSGMNIFNHIYALDEQFSLTVPLASNASNSSNAAEERYECEVLPNKVRHKATIRFGPKPSTPAPSLLPAPADTSSSAKDAVAHGRDISLWLLGVFLAPLQLAVTLRF; via the exons ATGAGGCATCTCTGGCTGCTCCTTCTTATCGCCTGTGGATCTGTCCAGTTCCCAG GTGTGCTGACCTTGCCGGAGCCGCACCCAGCCAAATCTTCATCACAAGCCACTGGAGGTGGCAATGGAGGAGGAGCCGGGGGCGCAGTCACTGCCCCATCAGTCGGCGACACCAGCAAGGACTACGACTATGAGGAGGACCAGCAGCGGGCACCGGGTAACCTGGCCAAGTCCACCGCTGATCCCAAAGTCCCTGAGCCCTACTTCGAGCACAGCGCTGTGGATATCTATGTGCCGCAGAACGCGACCAGCGTGAAATTGGAGTGTCCagtaaaaaattataatg CTGCACATCACGTGGTGCTCTGGTACAAGGAAAAGGTACAGGTATCCAGCGGCATGAATATATTCAACCACATCTACGCCCTGGACGAGCAGTTCTCCCTGACCGTTCCCCTGGCATCCAATGCATCCAATTCATCCAATGCCGCGGAGGAGCGCTACGAGTGCGAGGTGCTGCCAAACAAAGTGCGACACAAGGCCACCATTCGCTTTGGCCCGAAGCCAAGTACCCCGGCTCCGTCACTGCTTCCGGCCCCGGCGgacacctcctcctccgccaagGATGCGGTGGCTCACGGCAGGGACATTAGCCTCTGGCTGCTGGGCGTATTTCTGGCCCCTCTCCAGTTGGCAGTGACCTTACGATTCTGA